One Pseudomonas fluorescens genomic region harbors:
- a CDS encoding mechanosensitive ion channel family protein has translation MRKFRIAILLGALLCFGVNSVQAAALPGVPATEEKPAEPEPIVQGGLLGAISSSIDDVQDKLDLNEHLVDAWRLRADRAADEVDRLVKQPSNRSGWSVAGDFLTLSGVWLGSFAVLTVLGSLLAKRLRKGRWLRTRQRSQDLLGYVLPYTVPALICLPLTLYVSHFLQGSVGRALALCLAYATSSGIFSTSMLLCVVVMFNVGHKRTAARIIREYCPRPLFLIGFLAALSDALTSPQIARQLGGNITSSVAVFTGLIASVIFGLLVIRLRRPVAHLIRNRPLVQRLKQPSLQESLRIFSGLWYWPIVLMVLVSAVSLIGIGEDNQKALRCALFTTVLLIATVFLSTVLQHLFKSRKAEAIQRSSAYKERFLSLLHALLRIVIAIVFIDILGRIWGVSLLDFAQSSTVGRAISNALSSIGLIFLVTWLLWVVLDTAIQEALKPPLTKRAARQPSTRVKTILPLLRNAIKIILVVICAITTMANLGINVAPLLAGAGVVGLAIGFGSQQLVQDVITGLFIIIEDTLSIGDWVVLDSGHAGTVEGLTIRTLRLRDGKGFVHSVPFGQIKAVTNQSRQFAFAFFSVQFTYDTDVDKAIELIREAGDSIREDPFLKYNLQGPLDVFGVDKMDLNGVVLTAQFRTVSGGQYAVSRAFNQRLKKLVDNTANVHFAQTYPQQVLLPKRQQEGQVEPEHSPVVLPQESRT, from the coding sequence TTGCGCAAGTTCAGGATCGCCATTCTGCTGGGAGCGCTGCTGTGCTTCGGCGTCAATTCAGTGCAGGCCGCTGCGCTGCCGGGTGTTCCAGCCACCGAGGAAAAACCCGCCGAACCGGAACCGATCGTGCAGGGCGGCCTGCTTGGGGCGATCAGTTCGAGTATCGACGACGTACAGGACAAACTCGATCTCAATGAACATTTGGTCGATGCCTGGCGCTTGCGGGCCGATCGCGCTGCCGATGAGGTCGACCGTCTGGTCAAGCAGCCGTCGAACCGCTCGGGCTGGAGCGTGGCTGGGGATTTCCTCACGCTGTCAGGCGTATGGCTTGGCAGCTTCGCGGTACTGACGGTGCTCGGCAGCCTGCTGGCCAAGCGTCTGCGCAAGGGCCGCTGGCTGCGCACCCGACAGCGCAGCCAGGATCTGCTCGGCTACGTGCTGCCGTACACCGTTCCGGCGTTGATCTGTCTGCCGCTGACGCTATACGTCAGCCATTTTCTGCAAGGCTCGGTCGGTCGGGCGCTGGCGTTGTGTCTGGCCTATGCCACCAGCAGCGGCATATTTTCCACCTCGATGTTGTTGTGCGTGGTGGTGATGTTCAACGTCGGCCACAAGCGCACGGCCGCGCGGATCATTCGTGAATACTGCCCGCGGCCGTTGTTCCTCATTGGCTTTCTCGCTGCCCTCAGTGATGCCTTGACCAGCCCGCAGATCGCTCGGCAGTTGGGCGGCAATATCACCAGTAGCGTGGCGGTGTTCACCGGTCTGATCGCCTCGGTGATTTTCGGTTTGCTGGTGATTCGTTTGCGTCGGCCAGTGGCGCATCTGATTCGCAACCGGCCGCTGGTTCAGCGTTTGAAACAGCCGTCGTTGCAGGAGTCGCTGCGGATTTTTTCCGGGTTGTGGTATTGGCCAATCGTGCTGATGGTGCTGGTGTCGGCGGTCAGTCTGATCGGCATCGGCGAAGACAACCAGAAAGCCCTGCGCTGCGCGCTGTTCACCACGGTGCTGCTGATCGCCACGGTGTTTCTCAGCACCGTGTTGCAGCATTTGTTCAAGTCACGCAAGGCGGAAGCGATCCAGCGCAGCAGTGCCTACAAAGAGCGCTTTCTCAGCCTGCTGCATGCGTTGCTGCGCATCGTCATCGCGATTGTGTTCATTGATATTCTCGGGCGGATCTGGGGCGTTTCGTTGCTTGATTTCGCCCAGAGCAGCACTGTCGGCCGCGCGATCAGCAATGCCTTGAGCAGCATCGGCCTGATCTTCCTCGTGACGTGGCTGCTGTGGGTAGTGCTCGACACGGCGATCCAGGAAGCGCTGAAACCGCCGCTCACCAAGCGCGCCGCGCGCCAGCCCAGCACACGGGTGAAAACCATTCTGCCGCTGCTGCGCAACGCGATCAAAATCATCCTTGTGGTGATTTGCGCGATCACCACCATGGCCAACCTCGGTATCAACGTCGCACCGCTGCTGGCTGGTGCCGGGGTGGTCGGTCTGGCCATCGGTTTCGGTTCCCAGCAACTGGTTCAGGACGTGATTACCGGGTTGTTCATCATCATCGAAGACACGCTGTCGATCGGGGACTGGGTGGTGCTCGACTCCGGCCATGCCGGCACGGTCGAAGGCCTGACAATCCGCACCTTGCGTCTGCGTGACGGCAAGGGCTTTGTGCACTCGGTGCCGTTCGGCCAGATCAAGGCAGTGACCAACCAATCGCGGCAGTTCGCCTTTGCGTTTTTCTCGGTGCAGTTCACCTATGACACTGATGTCGACAAGGCCATTGAATTGATCCGCGAAGCCGGCGACTCGATCCGCGAAGACCCATTCCTCAAATACAACCTGCAGGGACCACTGGATGTGTTTGGCGTGGACAAGATGGATTTGAACGGCGTGGTGCTGACGGCGCAATTCCGTACGGTATCGGGCGGGCAGTATGCCGTGAGCCGGGCGTTCAACCAGCGCTTGAAAAAGCTTGTGGATAACACCGCGAATGTGCATTTTGCGCAGACTTATCCACAGCAGGTGTTGTTGCCGAAGCGTCAGCAAGAGGGGCAGGTGGAGCCGGAGCATTCGCCGGTTGTGTTGCCGCAGGAATCTCGGACCTAA